The Bacillus zhangzhouensis region AAAGAAGCTGAGCAGAGCATGCCGTCACCTCTCCCCTTACTTTCAATTCGGCTGCATGAGGATGATAGGAGAAATGGGCATAATGATATTGGCTTTGAGTGTCTTCTTGCTCCTCCTGTAAGGAGATATATGTTCGGTTTAGGTGAGCCTTAATTCTAGCCACTAGCTCAAGCGGATTAAATGGTTTCGTGATGTAATCATCTGCACCCTGGGCAAATCCTGTCAGTTTATCGACATCAGACGTTCTTGCAGTTAAATAGAAAATAGGCGCTTTCGTTAATTTTCTGATTTCAGGCAGAACGTCAAAACCAGATGTACCGGGCATCATCACATCTAGAAGTAAGAGGTGGATGTCCTCGTTTTTGACAACATCTAATGCTTCATCTGCATGGTAGGCTTTATAAATATGCTTGAATCCTTCTTTTTTTAATACGCGTTCAACCATTTTCACAATTGCTTCTTCGTCATCTGCAATCAATATTTTTGCTGTTTCCACGCATCTCTTTCCTTTCTAGCTATGATCTCTAACCGTATATTACCATTGTCTAAAGTAAAAAAGTACCTCTTTTCTGCATAAAAGCGAAAAAATATCAACTGGA contains the following coding sequences:
- a CDS encoding response regulator transcription factor, translated to METAKILIADDEEAIVKMVERVLKKEGFKHIYKAYHADEALDVVKNEDIHLLLLDVMMPGTSGFDVLPEIRKLTKAPIFYLTARTSDVDKLTGFAQGADDYITKPFNPLELVARIKAHLNRTYISLQEEQEDTQSQYHYAHFSYHPHAAELKVRGEVTACSAQLLSLLKYFCDHPNVVLSKDQIYEKVWGVPSYGDNNTVMVHIRKLREKIELDPSQPEYIVTIRGMGYKFIPHPAKVLQ